In the Fusarium oxysporum f. sp. lycopersici 4287 chromosome 9, whole genome shotgun sequence genome, one interval contains:
- a CDS encoding syntaxin 7, with translation MSYDLESGRRGGGYSDDPAFQELQYDLKSKLQTLLSSNRKLANDVNVLGTRKDTPRLRERVHNSMDKTRDMCREIGEGVKRLQTWEELTKQQKYEQTKVSSDFQAALQEFQSLQRKALEKERASVTAARAAQEGEHAEGPQSGNQLEQLQQQEQVSQLAPQDEVDFQEALIIEREEEIRNIEQGVGDLNVLFRQVAQIVNEQGEQLGTIADNVENVRDDTRQADVENRQAARYQKAARNKSCCLLLILAVILTIVILAIVLD, from the exons ATGTCGTACGATCTCGAATCCGGGCGCCGCGGCGGCGGCTACAGTGACGACCCTGCTTTCCAAGAACTTCAATACGATCTCAAGAGCAAGCTTCAAAccctcctcagcagcaatCGAAAGCTCGCCAACGATGTTAATGTCCTGGGAACACGAAAGGATACCCCGCGCCTGCGGGAACGAGTCCACAACAGCATGGATAAGACGAGAGATATGTGCAGAGAGATCGGCGAGGGCGTCAAGCGTCTTCAAACTTGGGAAGAATTGACA AAACAACAAAAGTACGAGCAAACAAAGGTCTCGAGCGACTTCCAAGCAGCGCTCCAAGAATTCCAAAGCCTTCAGCGAAAAGCCCTCGAAAAAGAGCGCGCATCCGTTACCGCCGCCCGTGCGGCGCAGGAGGGCGAACACGCCGAAGGTCCCCAGTCTGGCAATCAGCTTGAGCAACtacagcaacaagaacaagtctCCCAGCTCGCACCCCAAGACGAGGTCGACTTCCAGGAAGCCCTGATCATTGAGCGCGAGGAGGAGATCCGCAACATTGAGCAGGGTGTCGGCGACTTGAACGTTCTCTTCCGACAAGTGGCGCAAATCGTCAATGAGCAGGGAGAGCAGCTTGGAACGATCGCAGACAATGTTGAGAACGTCCGCGACGACACGCGGCAAGCTGATGTTGAGAACCGACAGGCCGCGCGGTATCAGAAGGCAGCCCGCAACAAGAGCTGCTGCCTGTTGCTGATCCTCGCCGTCATTTTGACCATTGTTATTCTGGCTATTGTCCTTGACTAG
- a CDS encoding gamma-glutamyltransferase: MKIPFLLLASSIHYISISASPIFEEFFSPSVGTRGAVASEAQECSYIGRDLLARGGNAVDAMIGTTFCVGVIGMYHSGIGGGGFMIVRDKKGNYEAIDFRESAPAAAFEDMYQGNVNGSIYGGLSVGVPGEVRGFEYAHKKYGSLPWKTVLQGAIKVAQDGFIVNADMARFIEKTIRDHHNFFVEDPSWAEDFTRNGQLIPEGEKMTRRRYARTLQAIAEHGADAFYTGAFAESMVKTIQETNGTITLDDYKNYDVISREVLHTEYKGYDVYGISSPAGGAVSLNILNTMNGYTHQDEDRNTTLHIYIEAMKFAYGARLHLGDPDFVDGVPELEHEMLNATTAEKIRRKIDPRKTQKIEKYDPDGIYSSDGHGTSHVVTADGDGMAVSLTTTVNLIFGSFLMDPLTGVILNNEMNDFSIPGVPNEFGFAPAEANFIRPNKRPLSSCTPLIVSNKDGSLFAVIGAAGGSRIISATTQVAWRVLTSPSWSIKDAVREPRVHNQLIPNTLLVEKKFSSYDVPSLVERGHNITWVDEGLSTVQALTRDSAGVFEVAPEPRQKNSGGVTL, translated from the exons ATGAAAATCCCATTCCTGTTACTGGCCTCCAGTATTCATTATATTTCGATATCAGCCAGTCCCATATTCGAGGAGTTCTTTTCTCCGAGCGTTGGTACCAGAGGAGCTGTTGCTTCAGAGGCTCAAGAATGTAGCTACATCGGGAGAGATTTATTAGCACGAGGT GGCAATGCTGTCGATGCCATGATCGGAACGACATTCTGTGTTGGTGTTATCGGCATGTACCACTCCGGCattggaggtggtggtttCATGATTGTGCGTGACAAGAAGGGCAACTACGAAGCAATCGACTTCAGAGAATCAGCCCCCGCAGCAGCATTTGAGGACATGTACCAAGGAAATGTGAACGGCAGCATCTACGGAGGACTTTCTGTTGGTGTGCCAGGCGAAGTCCGTGGGTTTGAGTACGCACACAAGAAATACGGC AGTCTTCCATGGAAAACAGTTTTACAAGGGGCTATTAAGGTGGCTCAGGATGGATTCATAG TCAATGCCGACATGGCAAGGTTTATCGAAAAGACCATCAGAGACCATCACAACTTCTTTGTTGAGGATCCCTCATGGGCAGAAGATTTTACTCGAAATG GACAGCTTATCCCTGAAGGAGAGAAGATGACAAGACGACGATACGCCCG TACACTTCAAGCTATCGCAGAGCATGGCGCTGATGCCTTTTATACCGGCGCTTTCG CTGAGAGCATGGTTAAGACCATCCAAGAAACAAACGGTACCATCACACTGGATGACTATAAGAACTACGATGTAATTTCTCGAGAGGTTCTTCACACTGAGTACAAAGGCTATGATGTCTACGGCATCAGCTCTCCAGCCGGTGGTGCCGTGTCACTCAATATCCTGAACACCATGAACGGCTACACGCACCAAGACGAGGATCGCAATACAACACTGCACATCTACATTGAAGCCATGAAATTCGCATACGGAGCTCGTCTGCATCTTGGCGATCCTGACTTTGTAGATGGCGTTCCTGAGCTTGAACACGAGATGCTCAATGCCACAACGGCGGAGAAGATCCGGCGCAAGATCGATCCTCGGAAGACCCAGAAGATTGAGAAGTATGATCCCGATGGAATCTACTCATCTGATGGGCATGGAACTTCACACGTCGTCACTGCAGATGGCGATGGTATGGCTGTGTCGCTGACAACCACCGTCAACCTCATCTTTGGATCTTTCCTCATGGATCCCCTCACTGGTGTGATTCT AAACAACGAAATGAATGACTTCTCTATTCCAGGAGTTCCTAACGAGTTTGGCTTCGCCCCAGCAGAAGCGAACTTCATTCGTCCAAACAAGCGCCCCCTGTCCTCATGCACACCTCTCATTGTATCCAACAAAGACGGTTCTCTCTTCGCCGTCATCGGAGCCGCAGGGGGCTCACGTATTATCTCCGCTACGACTCAAGTCGCTTGGCGTGTATTGACATCTCCATCATGGTCTATCAAGGATGCTGTTCGTGAGCCCCGTGTTCACAACCAGCTCATCCCGAATACACTACTCGTGGAGAAGAAGTTCAGTTCATACGATGTTCCATCGCTGGTAGAGCGAGGGCATAATATCACTTGGGTCGATGAGGGACTCAGCACAGTTCAAGCGTTGACGAGGGATTCGGCTGGTGTTTTTGAGGTTGCGCCTGAGCCTAGACAGAAGAACAGTGGCGGTGTGACATTGTAG
- a CDS encoding alpha-1,2-mannosyltransferase alg-11, protein MASLATLVPLAILIALPLIGGLLRRVLGWSLRKRTEGRHAHLLALMTQEDKDARAKDPQGTAATKLVFDVDDNLQSTLSSQKDWSGIVGFFHPFCNAGGGGERVLWAAIRATQDRWPKAKCVVYTGDHNVTKDAILNRVKTRFNIELHAPTITFLYLSKRDWVLPSTWPHFTLLGQSIGSVVLAWDAFSLLVPDVFVDTMGYAFALGLCKFLFPKVPTGAYVHYPTISTDMLDSLDSTAASGTQGAHAGKGAGAQGFAKKNYWKLFALLYSWVGSTVDIVMTNSTWTQGHIKSLWGPYRKQKSKTDPIAVVYPPTAVREMEREVEVSEESEKRREKAIVYLAQFRPEKNHQLIMRSFATFLKTKSEASKGAQLILIGSVRDDSDSKRVYELRLLANELGIKDSVKFHLDAPWSDVLDWLRRASVGVNGMWNEHFGIGVVEYQAAGLISVVHDSAGPKFDIVVPIDGQPTGFHATTEEEFAEGYEKALSLPDPLAVRLRARESAKRFTEEEFARKWTVQMARLVSLAKQKA, encoded by the exons ATGGCGTCCCTAGCGACGCTTGTGCCTCTGGCCATTCTGATAGCTCTACCTCTAATAGGCGGACTTCTTCGACGGGTCCTAGGATGGTCGCTTCGAAAACGAACAGAAGGTCGTCACGCACATCTTCTGGCCCTCATGACACAGGAGGATAAAGATGCCCGTGCCAAGGACCCTCAAGGCACCGCAGCGACGAAACTCGTATTCGACGTCGACGATAATCTTCAAAGCACTCTGAGCTCGCAAAAGGATTGGTCTGGGATCGTTGGTTTCTTCCATCCGTTCTG CAATGCTGGAGGTGGCGGAGAGCGAGTGCTCTGGGCCGCGATTCGGGCCACACAAGATCGTTGGCCGAAAGCCAAATGTGTGGTGTACACAGGCGATCACAATGTGACAAAGGATGCGATCCTGAATCGAGTCAAG ACGAGATTCAATATTGAGCTTCATGCTCCTACGATAACGTTCCTCTACCTTTCCAAGCGGGACTGGGTACTCCCCTCGACATGGCCTCACTTTACGCTGCTGGGCCAATCAATCGGCTCGGTCGTTTTGGCTTGGGATGCATTCTCACTACTGGTCCCGGACGTCTTTGTCGACACGATGGGCTACGCCTTCGCTCTCGGTCTATGCAAGTTTCTCTTCCCCAAGGTTCCGACAGGGGCATATGTGCACTATCCTACGATTTCTACCGACATGCTCGACTCGCTCGATTCAACGGCTGCCTCGGGAACTCAGGGCGCGCATGCTGGTAAGGGTGCTGGAGCTCAGGGTTTCGCCAAGAAGAATTATTGGAAACTTTTTGCCCTTCTGTACTCCTGGGTCGGCTCAACGGTTGATATTGTCATGACGAACTCGACCTGGACTCAAGGTCACATCAAGAGCCTATGGGGCCCCTATCGCAAACAGAAGAGCAAGACAGATCCGATCGCAGTTGTCTACCCTCCCACCGCTGTCCGAGAAATGGAGCGCGAGGTCGAAGTTTCCGAAGAAAGTGAGAAGCGACGAGAAAAAGCCATTGTCTACCTCGCCCAGTTTCGACCAGAAAAGAACCACCAGCTCATCATGCGGTCATTCGCTACCTTCCTTAAGACCAAGAGCGAGGCATCCAAGGGAGCACAGCTGATTCTCATCGGAAGCGTGCGAGACGACTCAGACTCAAAGCGTGTTTACGAGCTGCGACTTCTCGCCAATGAGCTTGGCATCAAAGACAGTGTCAAGTTCCACCTCGATGCCCCATGGTCAGATGTTCTGGACTGGTTAAGAAGAGCATCTGTGGGTGTCAACGGCATGTGGAATGAGCACTTCGGAATTGGTGTCGTTGAATACCAAGCTGCTGGACTCATTTCCGTGGTTCACGACAGTGCTGGGCCCAAATTCGATATCGTCGTGCCAATCGATGGCCAGCCAACTG GTTTTCACGCAACGACAGAAGAAGAATTCGCAGAGGGCTACGAGAAGGCTTTGTCACTACCAGATCCTCTGGCAGTTCGCCTGCGTGCACGAGAGTCGGCAAAGAGATTCACCGAGGAGGAGTTTGCAAGGAAGTGGACGGTTCAGATGGCACGTTTGGTGTCACTTGCGAAACAAAAAGCGTAG
- a CDS encoding gamma-glutamyltransferase, producing the protein MKIPFLLLASSIHYISISASPIFEEFFSPSVGTRGAVASEAQECSYIGRDLLARGGNAVDAMIGTTFCVGVIGMYHSGIGGGGFMIVRDKKGNYEAIDFRESAPAAAFEDMYQGNVNGSIYGGLSVGVPGEVRGFEYAHKKYGSLPWKTVLQGAIKVAQDGFIVNADMARFIEKTIRDHHNFFVEDPSWAEDFTRNGMSFHSQRWDQGSQVAGQLIPEGEKMTRRRYARTLQAIAEHGADAFYTGAFAESMVKTIQETNGTITLDDYKNYDVISREVLHTEYKGYDVYGISSPAGGAVSLNILNTMNGYTHQDEDRNTTLHIYIEAMKFAYGARLHLGDPDFVDGVPELEHEMLNATTAEKIRRKIDPRKTQKIEKYDPDGIYSSDGHGTSHVVTADGDGMAVSLTTTVNLIFGSFLMDPLTGVILNNEMNDFSIPGVPNEFGFAPAEANFIRPNKRPLSSCTPLIVSNKDGSLFAVIGAAGGSRIISATTQVAWRVLTSPSWSIKDAVREPRVHNQLIPNTLLVEKKFSSYDVPSLVERGHNITWVDEGLSTVQALTRDSAGVFEVAPEPRQKNSGGVTL; encoded by the exons ATGAAAATCCCATTCCTGTTACTGGCCTCCAGTATTCATTATATTTCGATATCAGCCAGTCCCATATTCGAGGAGTTCTTTTCTCCGAGCGTTGGTACCAGAGGAGCTGTTGCTTCAGAGGCTCAAGAATGTAGCTACATCGGGAGAGATTTATTAGCACGAGGT GGCAATGCTGTCGATGCCATGATCGGAACGACATTCTGTGTTGGTGTTATCGGCATGTACCACTCCGGCattggaggtggtggtttCATGATTGTGCGTGACAAGAAGGGCAACTACGAAGCAATCGACTTCAGAGAATCAGCCCCCGCAGCAGCATTTGAGGACATGTACCAAGGAAATGTGAACGGCAGCATCTACGGAGGACTTTCTGTTGGTGTGCCAGGCGAAGTCCGTGGGTTTGAGTACGCACACAAGAAATACGGC AGTCTTCCATGGAAAACAGTTTTACAAGGGGCTATTAAGGTGGCTCAGGATGGATTCATAG TCAATGCCGACATGGCAAGGTTTATCGAAAAGACCATCAGAGACCATCACAACTTCTTTGTTGAGGATCCCTCATGGGCAGAAGATTTTACTCGAAATGGTATGTCTTTCCACAGCCAACGCTGGGACCAGGGCTCACAGGTAGCAGGACAGCTTATCCCTGAAGGAGAGAAGATGACAAGACGACGATACGCCCG TACACTTCAAGCTATCGCAGAGCATGGCGCTGATGCCTTTTATACCGGCGCTTTCG CTGAGAGCATGGTTAAGACCATCCAAGAAACAAACGGTACCATCACACTGGATGACTATAAGAACTACGATGTAATTTCTCGAGAGGTTCTTCACACTGAGTACAAAGGCTATGATGTCTACGGCATCAGCTCTCCAGCCGGTGGTGCCGTGTCACTCAATATCCTGAACACCATGAACGGCTACACGCACCAAGACGAGGATCGCAATACAACACTGCACATCTACATTGAAGCCATGAAATTCGCATACGGAGCTCGTCTGCATCTTGGCGATCCTGACTTTGTAGATGGCGTTCCTGAGCTTGAACACGAGATGCTCAATGCCACAACGGCGGAGAAGATCCGGCGCAAGATCGATCCTCGGAAGACCCAGAAGATTGAGAAGTATGATCCCGATGGAATCTACTCATCTGATGGGCATGGAACTTCACACGTCGTCACTGCAGATGGCGATGGTATGGCTGTGTCGCTGACAACCACCGTCAACCTCATCTTTGGATCTTTCCTCATGGATCCCCTCACTGGTGTGATTCT AAACAACGAAATGAATGACTTCTCTATTCCAGGAGTTCCTAACGAGTTTGGCTTCGCCCCAGCAGAAGCGAACTTCATTCGTCCAAACAAGCGCCCCCTGTCCTCATGCACACCTCTCATTGTATCCAACAAAGACGGTTCTCTCTTCGCCGTCATCGGAGCCGCAGGGGGCTCACGTATTATCTCCGCTACGACTCAAGTCGCTTGGCGTGTATTGACATCTCCATCATGGTCTATCAAGGATGCTGTTCGTGAGCCCCGTGTTCACAACCAGCTCATCCCGAATACACTACTCGTGGAGAAGAAGTTCAGTTCATACGATGTTCCATCGCTGGTAGAGCGAGGGCATAATATCACTTGGGTCGATGAGGGACTCAGCACAGTTCAAGCGTTGACGAGGGATTCGGCTGGTGTTTTTGAGGTTGCGCCTGAGCCTAGACAGAAGAACAGTGGCGGTGTGACATTGTAG